A single window of Granulibacter bethesdensis DNA harbors:
- a CDS encoding metallothionein, with translation MSATTIKCACPDCVCEVEQGKGIQRDGQTYCDEACASHHKDGSGCHHAGCACHG, from the coding sequence ATGAGCGCCACCACCATTAAATGTGCCTGCCCCGATTGTGTGTGCGAAGTCGAGCAGGGCAAGGGCATCCAGCGTGATGGCCAGACCTATTGCGACGAAGCCTGTGCGTCTCACCACAAGGACGGTTCTGGCTGCCACCATGCCGGTTGTGCCTGCCACGGCTGA
- a CDS encoding sulfite exporter TauE/SafE family protein produces MDWFTHIDPVYALSGLGVGCLVGMTGVGGGSLMTPLLVLLLGVHPQTAIGTDLLFAAITKSVGTSVHGFSRNIDWAVVKRLASGSIPASALTLLWLHGHGGLEPEISRIMGRVLGGALLLTAGSLFFRPWLHRVAGARRKPLSPARVSGLTVLFGICLGVLVSLSSVGAGAIGVTVLIALYPELSIARIVGSDVAHAVPLTLIAGLGHWMLGSVNGMLLLSLLIGSLPGVIVGSILSPRMPADILRTLLGSILTVVGLRLLF; encoded by the coding sequence TTGGATTGGTTTACACATATCGATCCCGTTTATGCGCTTTCCGGCCTGGGAGTGGGTTGCCTTGTCGGCATGACGGGCGTTGGTGGCGGCTCCCTGATGACACCGTTGCTGGTTCTGCTGTTGGGGGTGCATCCGCAAACGGCGATTGGGACCGATCTTTTATTTGCCGCTATTACGAAATCGGTTGGTACGTCGGTTCACGGGTTCTCCCGTAATATCGACTGGGCTGTTGTAAAGCGGCTGGCATCCGGCAGCATCCCGGCTTCTGCGTTGACGCTGCTATGGCTGCATGGCCATGGCGGGTTGGAGCCTGAAATATCCCGTATTATGGGACGTGTTCTGGGTGGCGCACTGTTGCTGACTGCGGGCAGCCTCTTTTTCCGTCCCTGGCTGCACCGGGTTGCCGGGGCCAGAAGAAAGCCTCTGTCACCAGCGCGCGTGTCCGGTCTGACCGTGTTGTTCGGTATATGTCTTGGTGTGCTTGTGTCGCTCTCCTCCGTCGGGGCTGGTGCCATTGGCGTCACGGTGCTGATCGCCCTGTATCCTGAACTGTCGATCGCGCGGATTGTCGGGTCTGATGTTGCCCATGCAGTTCCACTGACCCTGATTGCGGGTCTCGGACACTGGATGCTGGGGTCAGTGAACGGGATGTTGCTTTTGTCCCTGCTGATAGGCTCACTGCCAGGCGTGATCGTAGGCAGCATACTGTCACCCCGTATGCCTGCAGATATTTTGCGTACTCTATTGGGCAGCATACTGACAGTCGTCGGCCTACGCCTCTTGTTCTAA
- a CDS encoding DUF2934 domain-containing protein, with protein MAGSITRQDERVRVRAYLLWEKAGRPHGRNEEFWEEALIEILQETESPPPSPPPSSFVIAAR; from the coding sequence ATGGCTGGATCAATTACCCGGCAGGATGAAAGGGTACGCGTTCGTGCGTACCTTTTATGGGAAAAGGCAGGCCGTCCTCACGGACGCAACGAAGAATTCTGGGAAGAGGCGCTGATTGAAATCCTGCAGGAAACCGAGTCGCCTCCCCCCTCACCTCCTCCATCATCCTTTGTGATCGCGGCCCGATAA